Proteins encoded together in one Alteribacter keqinensis window:
- the era gene encoding GTPase Era, translating into MTEKVFKSGFVSLIGRPNVGKSTLLNQMLGQKVAIMSDKAQTTRNKIQGVYTEERGQVVFIDTPGIHKPKHRLGDFMMKVVGTTFNEVDTILFLVDAKEGMGRGDEFIMERLASVKTPVFLVVNKIDEVHPDELLPFIDKYRSKFDFAEIIPISALQGNNVETLKEQIFANLEEGPQYYPSDQITDHPERFLISEMIREKVLHLTRDEVPHSIAVDIEQIKLREDGETVYVSAVVVVERSSQKGIIIGKSGSMLKEIGKRSREDIQALLGSKVFLELFVKVEKDWRNKAKYLKEFGYRADEY; encoded by the coding sequence ATGACTGAAAAAGTGTTTAAGTCAGGTTTCGTATCTCTGATCGGGCGTCCAAATGTAGGGAAATCCACCCTGTTAAATCAAATGCTGGGCCAAAAAGTAGCGATCATGAGTGACAAGGCCCAGACAACGAGAAATAAAATACAGGGTGTATATACAGAAGAGAGGGGACAGGTCGTGTTTATCGACACACCTGGTATTCACAAACCGAAGCACCGGCTCGGCGATTTTATGATGAAAGTTGTCGGAACAACGTTTAATGAAGTGGACACCATTTTATTTCTGGTTGACGCAAAAGAAGGCATGGGCCGTGGAGACGAGTTCATCATGGAGCGTCTTGCGTCTGTTAAAACCCCTGTATTTCTTGTGGTAAATAAAATCGACGAGGTTCACCCTGATGAGCTGCTTCCGTTTATTGATAAATACCGGAGCAAGTTTGATTTTGCAGAGATCATTCCTATTTCCGCTCTTCAGGGAAACAATGTAGAGACGCTAAAGGAGCAGATTTTTGCGAACCTTGAAGAAGGTCCCCAATATTATCCTTCCGACCAGATAACAGACCACCCGGAACGTTTCCTCATAAGCGAAATGATCCGTGAAAAAGTCCTTCACCTTACGAGGGATGAAGTGCCCCATTCCATTGCTGTGGATATCGAGCAGATAAAACTGCGGGAAGACGGGGAAACCGTTTATGTTTCAGCAGTCGTGGTAGTTGAGCGGAGCTCCCAGAAGGGAATTATTATCGGCAAAAGCGGCAGCATGCTCAAAGAAATCGGCAAACGTTCAAGAGAGGATATCCAGGCTCTGCTGGGTTCAAAAGTATTTCTTGAGCTGTTTGTCAAAGTAGAAAAAGACTGGCGAAACAAAGCCAAATACCTTAAAGAATTCGGCTACCGAGCTGATGAGTACTAA
- a CDS encoding YqzL family protein: protein MKEFSWKVFSVTGSIDSYLLFKEMDNRDADNQDEEEGTEQELQPPVH, encoded by the coding sequence GTGAAAGAATTTTCTTGGAAGGTTTTCTCAGTCACAGGCAGTATTGATTCGTACTTGTTATTTAAGGAAATGGACAACAGAGACGCTGATAATCAGGATGAGGAAGAAGGAACAGAACAGGAACTTCAGCCTCCGGTGCATTAA
- the recO gene encoding DNA repair protein RecO has product MLQKAEGIIIRTNDYGETNKIITLFTREQGKLALMAKGAKRPKSRFASSAQLFIYGTFIFHQSKGVGTLNQADITESFRDVRTDLILTAYGAYMAEMIDKLTEDRQRNPYLFELLFQLLNRMNEGEDSEVLIRMFETKMLQVAGIVPMLDACVNCGRQEGTFAFSIKEAGILCHACYDVDPYRLEAAPGVLKLLRLFHHLDVSRIGNIQVKPETKKQLKYILELYYDEYSGLRLKSKRFLSQMEKLE; this is encoded by the coding sequence ATGCTTCAAAAAGCAGAAGGCATTATTATCCGGACGAATGACTACGGAGAAACAAACAAAATCATTACGCTTTTCACAAGAGAGCAAGGGAAGCTGGCACTGATGGCGAAAGGTGCAAAACGGCCTAAAAGCCGGTTTGCCTCAAGTGCACAGCTTTTTATTTATGGCACATTTATTTTTCATCAGTCCAAAGGAGTAGGGACATTAAATCAGGCGGATATTACCGAATCCTTCAGAGATGTAAGAACCGATTTAATACTTACAGCCTATGGGGCATACATGGCGGAAATGATTGATAAGCTTACAGAGGACCGTCAGAGAAATCCGTATTTATTTGAACTGCTGTTTCAGCTTCTGAACAGGATGAATGAAGGTGAGGACAGTGAAGTCCTCATACGAATGTTTGAAACGAAGATGCTGCAGGTGGCGGGGATTGTTCCAATGCTCGATGCATGTGTCAACTGCGGGAGGCAGGAAGGAACCTTTGCTTTTTCCATAAAAGAGGCAGGCATTCTTTGTCATGCCTGTTATGATGTCGATCCGTACAGACTTGAAGCAGCGCCTGGAGTGCTTAAGCTTCTCCGCCTTTTTCACCATCTGGATGTGAGCCGGATCGGTAATATTCAGGTGAAACCGGAAACAAAAAAACAGCTGAAGTATATCCTTGAGCTGTATTACGATGAGTATTCAGGTCTCAGACTGAAATCGAAGCGTTTTTTAAGCCAGATGGAAAAATTAGAGTAA
- the glyQ gene encoding glycine--tRNA ligase subunit alpha has translation MNVQDMILTLQNFWAKQNCLITQPYDVEKGAGTMNPMTFLKSIGPEPWNVAYVEPSRRPADGRYGENPNRLYQHHQFQVIMKPSPDNIQELYLESLKELGIKAEEHDIRFVEDNWEHPALAAWGLGWEVWLDGMEITQFTYFQQVGGLEANPVSVEITYGIERLASYIQDKENVYDLEWVNGTTYGDVFLQNEYEQSKYAFEIADANMWFTLFSTYEQEGIRTLDAGLVIPAYDYVLKCSHAFNMLDAQGAVSVTERTGYIGRIRNLARKCAKAYYDERERLGFPLLKEEEVSDNE, from the coding sequence ATGAACGTTCAAGATATGATATTAACGCTCCAGAACTTCTGGGCAAAACAAAACTGTCTGATCACCCAGCCTTATGATGTTGAAAAAGGTGCCGGCACAATGAATCCCATGACCTTTTTGAAAAGTATCGGACCGGAGCCATGGAATGTGGCTTATGTTGAGCCTTCCAGAAGACCGGCGGACGGACGCTATGGTGAAAACCCGAACCGTCTCTATCAGCATCACCAGTTTCAGGTGATTATGAAACCTTCTCCTGATAACATTCAGGAGCTTTACCTTGAGAGCTTGAAGGAGCTTGGAATCAAGGCGGAAGAGCATGACATCCGTTTCGTTGAAGATAACTGGGAGCACCCTGCACTTGCTGCATGGGGGCTTGGCTGGGAAGTGTGGCTTGATGGAATGGAAATCACACAGTTCACTTACTTCCAGCAGGTTGGAGGACTGGAGGCAAACCCTGTCAGTGTCGAAATTACTTATGGTATTGAAAGACTTGCTTCTTATATTCAGGACAAAGAAAATGTTTACGACCTGGAATGGGTTAACGGAACAACATACGGTGATGTATTCCTTCAAAATGAATACGAGCAGTCTAAATATGCCTTTGAGATTGCAGATGCGAACATGTGGTTTACACTCTTCTCTACCTACGAGCAGGAAGGGATCAGGACGCTTGATGCAGGACTCGTTATCCCTGCTTATGATTATGTACTTAAGTGTTCACATGCCTTTAATATGCTTGATGCCCAGGGGGCGGTTAGTGTGACGGAACGTACAGGTTACATTGGCAGAATCCGTAATCTGGCCAGAAAGTGTGCCAAGGCTTATTACGATGAGAGGGAACGCCTTGGCTTTCCGCTTTTAAAAGAAGAGGAGGTATCAGACAATGAGTAA
- the glyS gene encoding glycine--tRNA ligase subunit beta: protein MSNRTFLLEIGLEEMPARFVTDAMNQLKEKMTAWLKENRLSYEAVRSFSTPRRLAVLVEGLEEKQEDRSEEAKGPSKKIARDNEGNWSKAAQGFARGQKVAVDDLYFKEVKGEEYVFVDKYIKGKSTIELLARVDQLLTGITFAKNMRWGNGKLRYVRPIKWLAALYGNEIIDFNIAGVQSSNVTTGHRFLGETVVIEEASEYTRTLLKEHVLADPAERKSAIVKQIDQLAETEGWDVPVDEDLLEEVNNLVEYPTVFFGTFDESFLHVPDDVLITSMKEHQRYFPVLNKEGELLPNFITVRNGDHRHLENVQKGNEKVLRARLADAEFFYKEDLKLNIDDAANRLENVVYHEELGSIGDKVRRIKDLSSRFAKRLNFDQEAVGTVERAAHLSKFDLVTHMVDEFPELEGRMGEEYAEKAGEKPEVAAAIREHYLPRHAKDTLPQRSESAVLSVADKLDTVVTSFGIGQIPTGSQDPHGLRRQTAAVISILLDQKWDIKVTDLFDEALALSEQRGVLKRSKEDVKADLMEFTVLRIKNMLQDKNVRYDIIEAVLSAGISRVDTIVEKGRFLTEQAKKQDFKHLVEAFSRVTNISKKAEGNVIRADESLFKQPEENQLYATLREVKQQVVKARSNADIESEFEALKQLEPAIHTYFDNIMVMTDDAKVKQNRLAQMKEASDVILAFADFQAIVFHSE from the coding sequence ATGAGTAATCGTACTTTTTTACTTGAGATCGGACTGGAAGAAATGCCAGCTCGTTTTGTTACTGATGCAATGAACCAGCTGAAAGAGAAAATGACTGCCTGGCTTAAAGAAAATCGTCTCAGCTATGAAGCTGTTCGTTCTTTCTCCACTCCCCGTCGTCTTGCTGTTCTTGTTGAAGGTCTTGAAGAGAAGCAGGAAGACAGAAGCGAAGAAGCGAAGGGTCCATCAAAGAAAATAGCTCGTGATAACGAAGGAAACTGGTCGAAAGCTGCCCAGGGATTTGCCCGTGGACAAAAAGTCGCAGTTGATGACCTTTACTTCAAGGAAGTAAAAGGAGAAGAATATGTGTTTGTTGACAAGTATATTAAAGGAAAATCAACAATTGAGCTTCTCGCAAGGGTTGACCAGCTGTTAACAGGCATCACTTTTGCGAAAAATATGCGCTGGGGAAATGGAAAGCTACGTTATGTGAGACCAATTAAATGGCTTGCAGCCCTTTATGGCAATGAAATTATTGATTTCAATATTGCCGGGGTACAGTCTTCCAATGTCACAACGGGACACCGTTTTCTAGGGGAAACAGTTGTTATCGAAGAAGCTTCTGAATATACGAGAACTCTTCTGAAGGAGCACGTACTCGCTGATCCTGCAGAACGTAAAAGTGCCATCGTAAAGCAGATTGACCAGCTGGCGGAAACGGAAGGCTGGGATGTGCCGGTGGATGAAGACCTTCTTGAAGAAGTTAACAATCTTGTTGAATATCCAACAGTCTTTTTCGGAACGTTTGATGAAAGTTTTCTTCATGTACCTGACGATGTCCTGATAACGTCCATGAAAGAGCATCAGCGTTATTTCCCGGTATTGAATAAAGAGGGAGAACTGCTGCCTAACTTCATTACTGTCAGAAATGGTGACCACCGTCACTTGGAAAATGTTCAAAAAGGGAACGAAAAGGTTCTCCGGGCAAGACTTGCGGATGCAGAGTTTTTCTACAAAGAAGATTTGAAATTGAACATTGATGATGCAGCAAACCGTCTTGAAAATGTTGTTTATCATGAAGAGCTTGGATCAATCGGGGATAAAGTCCGCCGTATAAAAGACTTATCTTCCCGTTTTGCAAAAAGGCTTAATTTTGACCAGGAGGCTGTCGGAACAGTAGAAAGAGCAGCCCACCTGAGTAAGTTTGACCTCGTCACCCATATGGTAGATGAATTTCCTGAACTGGAAGGCCGTATGGGTGAAGAGTATGCTGAAAAGGCAGGTGAAAAACCTGAAGTGGCCGCTGCTATCCGGGAGCATTATTTACCCCGCCACGCAAAAGATACACTGCCACAAAGGTCTGAATCTGCCGTATTGAGTGTGGCAGACAAACTCGATACTGTAGTGACCAGCTTTGGTATCGGGCAGATTCCGACTGGTTCACAGGATCCTCATGGATTGAGAAGGCAGACCGCGGCTGTTATCAGCATTCTTCTTGACCAGAAGTGGGATATAAAAGTAACCGACCTGTTTGATGAAGCGTTGGCCTTGAGTGAACAGCGTGGTGTATTGAAGCGAAGTAAGGAAGATGTTAAGGCGGACCTGATGGAGTTTACCGTCCTCAGGATAAAGAACATGCTCCAGGACAAAAACGTACGTTATGATATTATTGAAGCAGTGTTATCTGCAGGGATAAGCCGTGTGGATACGATTGTTGAAAAAGGCAGATTTTTAACGGAGCAGGCGAAAAAGCAGGATTTCAAGCATTTGGTTGAAGCGTTCAGCCGGGTTACAAATATTTCGAAAAAAGCTGAAGGAAATGTAATCCGGGCAGACGAATCTTTATTTAAACAGCCAGAAGAAAATCAGTTATATGCAACGCTCAGAGAGGTTAAACAGCAAGTTGTGAAGGCCCGGAGCAATGCAGATATTGAGAGTGAGTTTGAAGCATTAAAACAGCTTGAACCTGCGATTCATACCTATTTTGATAACATTATGGTTATGACTGATGATGCAAAAGTAAAGCAAAACCGTCTGGCTCAGATGAAGGAAGCTTCTGATGTCATACTGGCATTTGCAGACTTCCAGGCAATTGTTTTTCATTCGGAATAA
- a CDS encoding helix-turn-helix transcriptional regulator: protein MIIELNKRQQRILEIVKDKGPITGEQIAEKLSLTRATLRPDLAILTMAGFLDARPRVGYFYTGKTGAQLLTEKIGKLTVKNYQSIPVVVNESASVYDAICTMFLEDVGTLFVVNRTSHLVGILSRKDLLRASMGKQDLESMPVNIIMTRMPNITTCEPTDLLLDVAQILITKQIDGLPVVNFKETDGETKMEVVGRVTKTSITKAFVDIANNKIV, encoded by the coding sequence ATGATAATCGAGCTTAATAAACGACAGCAGCGTATTTTAGAGATTGTAAAAGATAAAGGCCCTATAACAGGGGAGCAGATTGCAGAAAAGCTCTCATTAACACGGGCGACGCTCAGGCCGGATTTGGCAATCCTGACAATGGCCGGCTTTCTGGATGCCCGTCCCCGGGTCGGATATTTTTATACGGGGAAAACCGGTGCGCAGCTTCTCACTGAAAAAATAGGAAAGCTGACCGTCAAAAATTATCAGTCGATACCGGTAGTAGTAAATGAATCAGCTTCTGTCTATGATGCAATTTGTACGATGTTTTTGGAGGATGTAGGTACATTATTTGTCGTTAACCGGACTTCTCATCTTGTTGGGATTCTATCCAGAAAAGATCTGTTAAGAGCCAGCATGGGCAAACAGGATCTGGAATCCATGCCGGTCAACATTATCATGACTAGAATGCCTAATATTACAACGTGTGAACCAACAGATCTTCTACTGGATGTTGCTCAGATTCTCATTACAAAACAAATTGACGGGCTGCCTGTTGTCAATTTCAAAGAGACTGATGGAGAGACCAAGATGGAAGTAGTAGGAAGAGTCACAAAAACCAGCATTACGAAAGCGTTTGTAGACATAGCGAACAACAAGATTGTTTAA
- a CDS encoding pyruvate, water dikinase regulatory protein, translating into MSKRPVVYVLSDSVGETAELVVKASASQFNHTGIDVRRVPYVEDEGTIDEVIAQAKEDNGIIAFTLVVPELKDYLIQKSSHAGVPIHDIITPMMDLLEKRTGEKPRLQPGLIHTLDEDYFRKVEAIEFAVKYDDGRDPRGVKRADIVLVGVSRTSKTPLSQYLAHKRLKVANIPLVPEVDPPEELFQLDKKKVIGLKISPEKLNSIRSERLKSLGLKEEANYATLNRIEEELRFSDKVMERIGCQYIDVSNKAVEETANIIYNIYRKNNN; encoded by the coding sequence ATGAGCAAACGTCCGGTTGTATATGTTCTATCCGACTCAGTGGGTGAAACGGCGGAGTTGGTCGTTAAAGCATCAGCAAGCCAGTTTAACCACACGGGTATCGATGTGCGCAGAGTCCCTTACGTTGAAGACGAGGGGACAATTGATGAAGTGATTGCACAGGCAAAGGAAGACAATGGCATCATCGCCTTTACTCTCGTTGTTCCTGAGCTGAAAGATTACCTCATACAAAAGTCCAGCCATGCCGGTGTGCCAATTCATGACATTATCACTCCGATGATGGATTTACTGGAAAAACGTACAGGGGAAAAACCCCGCCTTCAGCCAGGGTTGATTCATACTCTTGATGAAGACTACTTTCGCAAAGTCGAAGCTATTGAGTTTGCGGTTAAGTACGATGACGGACGTGATCCAAGAGGAGTGAAAAGAGCTGATATCGTCCTGGTCGGTGTTTCGAGGACATCGAAAACCCCACTATCACAATACCTGGCACATAAACGTCTGAAAGTAGCCAATATTCCTCTTGTGCCGGAAGTGGATCCGCCGGAGGAACTTTTTCAGCTGGACAAGAAAAAGGTCATCGGTCTTAAAATCAGTCCGGAAAAACTCAACAGTATCCGCTCTGAGCGCTTGAAAAGCCTGGGGTTAAAAGAGGAAGCGAATTATGCTACTCTTAACCGGATTGAAGAAGAGCTGAGGTTTTCCGACAAAGTGATGGAAAGGATCGGATGCCAGTATATTGATGTGTCAAATAAAGCTGTTGAAGAGACAGCGAACATCATTTATAACATATACCGGAAAAACAACAATTAG
- a CDS encoding YaiI/YqxD family protein, with the protein MSHNSRTVFIDGDACPVRDEAVRISGRYDLPVVLVSSYAHETSKTFPSHVQKITVDQEAEAADMAIVKGVKKGDVVITQDHGLAGLLIAKGVHVLTPRGRIITDLYINTLLSIRHDQGKLRRAGKKTKGPKKMSNEDRRHFENQFEKILSNRQEF; encoded by the coding sequence ATGTCACATAACTCCAGAACCGTTTTTATTGATGGAGATGCATGCCCGGTTCGTGATGAAGCTGTCAGGATATCCGGCCGGTATGATCTGCCTGTAGTATTGGTGAGTTCATATGCTCACGAAACAAGTAAAACGTTTCCCTCCCATGTTCAAAAAATCACAGTGGACCAGGAAGCCGAAGCTGCTGACATGGCTATTGTAAAAGGCGTTAAAAAGGGAGATGTCGTTATCACCCAGGACCATGGTCTTGCTGGATTACTTATTGCTAAGGGGGTTCATGTACTTACACCAAGAGGCAGAATCATTACAGATCTATACATTAATACGCTGCTGTCCATCCGGCACGATCAGGGAAAGCTCAGACGAGCAGGTAAGAAAACAAAAGGCCCTAAGAAGATGTCGAATGAAGACCGCAGACACTTTGAAAATCAGTTTGAAAAAATTCTGTCTAACAGGCAGGAATTTTGA
- the dnaG gene encoding DNA primase: protein MRIPQEKIEEIRKSQDIVDVIGDYVQLKKQGRNMSGLCPFHGEKTPSFSVSPDKQLYHCFGCGAGGNVFSFIMEIEGVSFVESVGKLAERAGIPLPEAAGQTPENSKEQRRTRYWVEAHKLAAKLYQHVLLQTDEGKEAKQYLEERGFDEETIKEFQLGFAPDSWDFLTSFLSKRNYNMDEMIEAGLLARRDFDGKPFDRFRGRIMFPIWDRKGQTVGFSGRVLGSGHPKYMNSPESDLFNKSQLLYAFNRARPSIRKKNEVILFEGYADVISAYRVGIGNGVASMGTALTDRQIKMLKRNADKAVLCFDFDDAGQNATYKNAEMLESAGMNVRVAKLEEGLDPDDYINRHGGKKFKEEVLEGSLTLMGFKFRYFRKGLNLQDEGDQIEYVEKMLSEVSKLNRAVERDHYIRQLAEEFNLSLDALKQELIQIYKRRKKGRKDEPAERKPERKRLSVQAGKRLLPAYANAERFLLAHMLQDAEVAFRVQEKLGASFNIDDYHAIAAHLYSYYGEGHLSLAGFIEQLSDEGLKRTVSELAMMTINVELSEQELNDYIKQILNYPKRLEIERMKQEMKASRDPNEAAVIAKKISEMEQQLKNSLLT from the coding sequence ATGCGTATACCACAAGAAAAAATAGAAGAAATCCGGAAATCACAGGACATTGTTGATGTTATCGGTGATTATGTCCAACTAAAGAAGCAGGGCAGGAATATGTCCGGCCTGTGCCCTTTCCACGGTGAAAAAACACCTTCATTCTCCGTGTCTCCCGATAAACAGTTGTATCACTGTTTCGGCTGTGGAGCGGGCGGAAATGTCTTTTCATTTATTATGGAAATTGAAGGTGTCAGTTTTGTGGAATCGGTTGGTAAGCTGGCAGAGCGGGCAGGTATTCCCCTTCCCGAAGCCGCGGGTCAGACTCCCGAGAATTCAAAGGAACAGCGCAGAACCCGTTACTGGGTTGAAGCGCACAAACTGGCTGCAAAGCTCTATCAGCATGTATTACTGCAAACTGACGAGGGCAAAGAAGCAAAGCAGTACCTAGAAGAACGAGGGTTTGATGAAGAAACGATTAAAGAATTCCAACTGGGGTTTGCACCTGATTCGTGGGATTTTCTTACGTCCTTTCTGTCAAAACGGAACTATAACATGGATGAAATGATTGAAGCAGGTCTTCTCGCCAGACGGGACTTCGACGGAAAGCCATTCGACAGATTCCGAGGGCGAATCATGTTTCCCATCTGGGACCGTAAAGGCCAGACAGTTGGTTTCAGCGGACGCGTTCTTGGCAGTGGTCATCCCAAGTACATGAACAGTCCCGAATCTGATCTCTTCAATAAAAGCCAGCTACTGTATGCCTTTAACCGTGCCCGGCCATCCATCCGGAAAAAAAATGAAGTTATTCTGTTTGAAGGCTATGCCGATGTTATTTCTGCATACAGAGTGGGTATAGGTAATGGTGTTGCTTCCATGGGTACTGCCCTTACGGACCGGCAGATCAAAATGCTGAAGAGAAATGCCGACAAGGCAGTTCTTTGTTTTGATTTTGATGATGCAGGTCAGAATGCGACATACAAGAATGCAGAAATGCTCGAAAGTGCAGGAATGAACGTAAGGGTTGCCAAACTCGAAGAAGGGCTTGACCCTGACGATTATATCAACCGGCACGGAGGAAAAAAGTTTAAAGAAGAAGTTCTTGAAGGAAGCCTGACATTAATGGGGTTTAAATTCCGTTATTTCAGGAAAGGATTAAATCTCCAGGATGAAGGGGACCAAATTGAATATGTTGAAAAAATGCTGAGTGAAGTAAGCAAACTGAACCGGGCGGTGGAACGAGACCACTATATCCGGCAGCTCGCTGAAGAATTCAATTTATCACTCGACGCATTAAAACAGGAACTCATCCAAATTTATAAGAGACGTAAAAAAGGCAGGAAAGACGAACCGGCTGAAAGAAAGCCGGAGAGAAAAAGACTGTCGGTTCAGGCCGGGAAAAGGCTTCTGCCTGCTTATGCAAATGCCGAGCGTTTTCTGCTTGCTCACATGCTTCAGGATGCTGAAGTAGCCTTCAGGGTTCAGGAAAAACTTGGAGCATCTTTTAATATAGATGACTATCATGCGATTGCTGCTCATCTGTACAGTTATTACGGTGAGGGTCACCTGTCTCTTGCGGGCTTTATCGAACAGCTGTCAGATGAAGGACTCAAGCGGACCGTGAGTGAACTTGCGATGATGACAATCAATGTTGAATTGTCTGAGCAGGAATTGAACGATTATATTAAACAAATTCTTAACTATCCCAAAAGGCTTGAGATAGAAAGAATGAAGCAAGAGATGAAAGCATCACGGGATCCGAATGAGGCTGCTGTGATTGCTAAAAAAATAAGTGAAATGGAACAACAGCTTAAAAACAGCCTGTTAACATAG
- the rpoD gene encoding RNA polymerase sigma factor RpoD gives MAEKPIRPMAEGDLTIDQVKEQLVELGKKRGVLTYAEITERLAAFDQDSEQMDEFFEYLGEQGVEIMNDNEGVSVPSMQQVEKEDEFDLNDLSVPPGIKINDPVRMYLKEIGRVPLLSAQEEVSLAKRIEDGDEEAKRRLAEANLRLVVSIAKRYVGRGMLFLDLIQEGNMGLIKAVEKFDYNKGYKFSTYATWWIRQAITRAIADQARTIRIPVHMVETINKLIRVQRQLLQDLGREPSPEEVSKEMDLTPEKVREILKIAQEPVSLETPIGEEDDSHLGDFIEDQEALAPSDAAAYELLKEQLEDVLDTLTDREENVLRLRFGLDDGRTRTLEEVGKVFGVTRERIRQIEAKALRKLRHPSRSKRLKDFLE, from the coding sequence ATGGCTGAGAAACCTATTCGTCCTATGGCGGAAGGCGATCTAACCATCGATCAGGTGAAGGAACAATTAGTTGAACTCGGAAAGAAGCGGGGGGTGCTGACTTATGCTGAGATTACCGAACGTCTCGCAGCATTTGATCAGGACTCTGAACAAATGGATGAGTTCTTTGAATACCTCGGTGAGCAAGGTGTCGAGATTATGAATGACAATGAAGGTGTCAGTGTCCCAAGTATGCAGCAAGTTGAAAAAGAGGATGAATTTGACCTCAATGACTTGAGTGTACCTCCCGGGATAAAGATTAATGATCCTGTCCGTATGTACCTTAAGGAAATCGGTCGTGTTCCTTTATTGTCAGCACAAGAAGAGGTCAGTCTTGCAAAGCGTATTGAAGACGGGGATGAAGAAGCGAAACGCCGTCTTGCCGAAGCGAACCTCAGACTTGTGGTAAGTATTGCAAAGCGTTATGTCGGTCGTGGTATGCTGTTCCTTGACCTGATCCAGGAAGGAAACATGGGGCTGATTAAAGCCGTTGAAAAGTTCGATTATAACAAAGGCTATAAGTTCAGTACCTATGCCACCTGGTGGATTCGTCAGGCAATTACCCGTGCGATTGCAGACCAGGCGAGAACGATCCGAATTCCGGTTCACATGGTTGAAACGATCAACAAGCTTATTCGTGTTCAACGTCAGCTACTTCAGGATCTTGGCCGGGAACCTTCTCCTGAAGAGGTCTCAAAGGAAATGGATCTTACCCCTGAGAAAGTCCGGGAAATCCTTAAGATTGCCCAGGAGCCCGTTTCACTTGAGACGCCGATCGGTGAAGAAGATGATTCTCACCTTGGTGACTTTATTGAAGACCAGGAAGCACTGGCACCTTCCGATGCAGCTGCCTATGAATTATTAAAGGAGCAGCTTGAAGACGTTCTTGACACCCTTACGGACCGGGAAGAGAATGTGTTAAGGCTGCGCTTCGGACTTGATGACGGGCGTACAAGAACACTTGAAGAAGTAGGAAAAGTGTTTGGCGTTACTCGAGAACGTATCCGTCAGATTGAAGCAAAAGCACTTCGTAAGCTGCGCCACCCGAGCAGAAGCAAAAGACTTAAAGATTTTCTTGAATAG
- a CDS encoding glycerophosphodiester phosphodiesterase, with amino-acid sequence MEVIAHRGNTFYAPENTMAAFLSAASYNISGIELDVQWTKDGVPVVFHDEKVDRTTNGSGWIRSFTYRELRQLDAGSWFAGRFGGEKIPSLQEVLEWMKGEDITLHMEVKKPPRQFEELLDMTLGMIENHGMAHKTVVSTFYHPLLTYMAGQKRTHFQRAFLTKTPLFRGIRYLNSIQAHAIHIRHSYQAMRFYPLWAKSGIPVRAYTINREKEALRCKRLNVTSIITDDPKTMTSLFPQPEQSHGENKI; translated from the coding sequence ATGGAGGTCATTGCACACCGGGGAAATACATTTTATGCACCTGAAAATACGATGGCAGCTTTTTTATCCGCTGCATCCTATAATATAAGCGGAATCGAACTTGACGTGCAGTGGACGAAGGATGGTGTGCCGGTTGTTTTTCATGATGAAAAAGTTGACCGGACCACAAACGGAAGTGGATGGATCCGGTCATTTACATACAGGGAGTTAAGACAGCTTGACGCAGGAAGCTGGTTTGCCGGAAGATTCGGCGGAGAAAAAATCCCATCTCTACAGGAAGTACTCGAATGGATGAAAGGTGAGGATATTACGTTGCATATGGAAGTAAAAAAGCCGCCGCGGCAATTTGAAGAGCTTCTGGATATGACGCTTGGGATGATTGAAAACCACGGGATGGCCCATAAAACAGTCGTCTCCACTTTTTATCACCCGCTCCTCACCTACATGGCCGGCCAGAAGAGAACGCATTTCCAGCGTGCATTCCTGACAAAAACCCCCTTGTTCAGGGGTATCCGGTATTTAAACAGTATTCAGGCACATGCGATTCACATCCGCCATTCCTATCAAGCTATGAGGTTCTATCCGTTGTGGGCAAAAAGCGGTATACCTGTAAGAGCCTATACCATTAATCGTGAAAAAGAGGCCCTGAGGTGTAAACGCCTGAATGTTACCAGTATTATAACGGATGATCCGAAAACAATGACATCGTTATTTCCTCAACCGGAACAATCACATGGTGAAAACAAAATATAG